From Acidimicrobiales bacterium, the proteins below share one genomic window:
- a CDS encoding SDR family oxidoreductase, whose translation MGRLDGRVAVITGAASGIGAATAQRFAAEGASIAGLDLAGPSPEVVAGLEASAPEVAYWPLDVRDEAQIEARVADVVERFGRIDILLNAAGVASAGSVDQVPAEEWDRVLDINLKGTYLVTKHVVPHMVAAGAGSIVNIASIEGIVGFSGQAAYNASKGAVVLLTRNMATDYGRSGVRVNCVCPGLIDTPMTEVLHDPSLATIRNWFVDQHLMGRAGRPEEVAAAILFLASDDASFVTGHSLVVDGGFVAGRRFPLDELGSLPDVDFPQ comes from the coding sequence GTGGGTCGACTCGACGGCCGCGTCGCGGTCATCACCGGCGCGGCGTCGGGCATCGGCGCGGCCACCGCGCAGCGCTTCGCCGCCGAGGGCGCGTCCATCGCCGGCCTCGACCTCGCCGGGCCCAGCCCCGAGGTCGTCGCCGGCCTCGAGGCGTCCGCGCCAGAGGTGGCCTACTGGCCGCTCGACGTGCGCGACGAGGCCCAGATCGAGGCGCGGGTCGCCGACGTGGTCGAGCGCTTCGGGCGCATCGACATCCTCCTCAACGCCGCGGGCGTGGCCTCGGCCGGCTCGGTCGACCAGGTGCCCGCCGAGGAGTGGGACCGCGTCCTCGACATCAACCTCAAGGGCACCTACCTGGTGACCAAGCACGTCGTGCCCCACATGGTGGCGGCGGGCGCCGGCAGCATCGTCAACATCGCCAGCATCGAGGGAATCGTGGGCTTCTCGGGTCAGGCCGCCTACAACGCCTCCAAGGGGGCGGTGGTGCTGCTGACCCGCAACATGGCCACCGACTACGGACGCTCGGGGGTGCGGGTGAACTGTGTGTGCCCCGGGCTCATCGACACGCCGATGACCGAGGTGCTCCACGACCCGTCGCTGGCGACGATCCGGAACTGGTTCGTCGACCAGCACCTCATGGGTCGGGCGGGCCGGCCCGAGGAGGTCGCCGCCGCGATCCTCTTCCTCGCCTCCGACGACGCCTCGTTCGTCACGGGCCACTCGCTCGTGGTCGACGGCGGGTTCGTGGCCGGTCGCCGGTTCCCCTTGGACGAGCTCGGCTCCCTGCCCGACGTCGACTTCCCGCAGTAG
- a CDS encoding steroid 3-ketoacyl-CoA thiolase, producing MANPVIVEAVRTPIGKRNGWLSGLHASAVLAHAQASVVERAGIEPGSVEQIVGGCVTQAGEQASNVTRTAWLSKGLPYEVAATTIDCQCGSAQQANNFVSNLIAADAIDIGIACGVEAMSRVGLGANAYNGPGSSRPDEFPWDMPDQFGAAQRIAENRGITRDDIEWLGFESQRKAARAVEEGRFEREIAPIEVPVMGEDGPTGETQVISKDQGPRETTREGLAKLKPVVEGHIHTAGTSSQISDGAAAVLWMSEERAKAEGLKPRARIVAQVLVGSDPYYHLDGPRDATTKVLAKAGMTMGDIDLCEVNEAFASVVMSWGQLHEPDWEYVNTNGGAIALGHPVGSTGSRLITTALHELERTDKNTALISMCCGGALATGTIIERI from the coding sequence ATGGCCAACCCCGTCATCGTCGAAGCCGTCCGCACGCCGATCGGCAAGCGCAACGGCTGGCTGTCCGGCCTCCACGCCTCCGCGGTGCTGGCCCACGCCCAGGCCTCCGTGGTCGAGCGCGCGGGCATCGAGCCCGGCAGCGTCGAGCAGATCGTGGGTGGCTGTGTCACCCAGGCCGGCGAGCAGGCCTCCAACGTCACCCGCACCGCCTGGCTGAGCAAGGGCCTGCCTTACGAGGTGGCGGCCACCACCATCGACTGCCAGTGCGGCTCGGCCCAGCAGGCCAACAACTTCGTCAGCAACCTGATCGCCGCCGACGCCATCGACATCGGCATCGCCTGCGGTGTCGAGGCCATGAGCCGCGTCGGCCTCGGGGCCAACGCCTACAACGGCCCCGGCTCGTCCCGCCCCGACGAGTTCCCGTGGGACATGCCCGACCAGTTCGGCGCCGCCCAGCGCATCGCCGAGAACCGGGGCATCACCCGTGACGACATCGAGTGGCTGGGCTTCGAGAGCCAGCGCAAGGCCGCCCGGGCCGTCGAGGAGGGCCGCTTCGAGCGAGAGATCGCCCCGATCGAGGTGCCGGTCATGGGTGAGGACGGCCCCACCGGTGAGACCCAGGTGATCAGCAAGGACCAGGGCCCCCGTGAGACCACGCGTGAGGGCCTGGCCAAGCTCAAGCCCGTCGTCGAGGGCCACATCCACACCGCCGGCACCAGCTCGCAGATCTCCGACGGCGCTGCCGCCGTGCTGTGGATGTCCGAGGAGCGGGCCAAGGCCGAGGGCCTCAAGCCCCGTGCCCGCATCGTGGCTCAGGTGCTCGTCGGCTCGGATCCCTACTACCACCTCGACGGTCCCCGTGACGCCACCACCAAGGTGCTGGCCAAGGCCGGAATGACCATGGGCGACATCGACCTGTGCGAGGTCAACGAGGCCTTCGCCTCCGTCGTCATGTCGTGGGGCCAGCTCCACGAGCCGGACTGGGAGTACGTCAACACCAACGGCGGCGCCATCGCCCTCGGCCACCCCGTCGGCAGCACCGGCAGCCGCCTCATCACCACCGCCCTGCACGAGCTCGAGCGCACCGACAAGAACACGGCGCTCATCTCGATGTGCTGCGGCGGCGCGCTGGCCACCGGCACCATCATCGAGCGGATCTAG
- a CDS encoding CoA transferase, with protein sequence MTPTSGGGGPLDGVRVIELVGLGPGWFTGMMLADLGAEVVRIDRVAEAASVDRSRPATNAMHRGKRSVALDLKQAGGVEAFLRLCEGADAVIEVFRPGVAERLGIGPDDCLARNPAIVYGRLTGWGQDGPMAQEAGHDIDYIALSGALEPLGRAGQPPTPPINVLGDFAGGGMLLAFGIVSAVLAASRTGTGQVVDAAMVDGAALLLTPFFSARNSGFWGPRGTNHLDTGSHFYEVYECADGGWVAVGAIEPQFYAALLEGLGLAGPDVENPEDPAEQMDPSLWPAKKERFAAIFRTRTRDEWCSVFAGRDACVAPVLSPEEAPAHPHAVARSAFLEVDGVPQPAPAPRFSATPEGVAGPPHHPGDDTDAVLAAAGYSTEELATLREAGAIS encoded by the coding sequence ATGACGCCGACCTCGGGGGGAGGCGGACCGCTCGACGGGGTCCGCGTGATCGAGCTGGTGGGCCTCGGCCCGGGGTGGTTCACCGGGATGATGCTGGCCGACCTCGGCGCCGAGGTGGTGCGGATCGACCGGGTGGCCGAGGCGGCGTCGGTCGACCGGTCCCGGCCGGCCACCAACGCCATGCACCGGGGCAAGCGATCGGTGGCGCTCGACCTGAAGCAGGCCGGCGGCGTCGAGGCGTTCCTGCGGCTGTGCGAGGGCGCCGACGCGGTCATCGAGGTGTTCCGTCCCGGGGTGGCCGAGCGTCTGGGCATCGGCCCGGACGACTGCCTCGCCCGCAACCCGGCCATCGTCTACGGGCGCCTCACCGGCTGGGGCCAGGACGGGCCGATGGCCCAGGAGGCCGGGCACGACATCGACTACATCGCGCTGTCCGGCGCGCTCGAGCCGCTGGGTCGGGCGGGCCAGCCGCCGACGCCTCCCATCAACGTGCTCGGTGACTTCGCCGGCGGCGGGATGCTGCTGGCCTTCGGCATCGTCAGCGCGGTGCTGGCGGCGTCGCGCACCGGCACCGGCCAGGTGGTCGACGCCGCCATGGTCGACGGCGCCGCCCTCCTGCTCACCCCGTTCTTCTCCGCCCGCAACAGCGGCTTCTGGGGGCCCCGGGGCACGAACCACCTCGACACCGGGTCGCACTTCTACGAGGTGTACGAGTGCGCCGACGGCGGCTGGGTGGCGGTCGGCGCCATCGAGCCGCAGTTCTACGCGGCGCTGCTCGAAGGGCTGGGGCTCGCGGGCCCCGACGTCGAGAACCCGGAGGATCCGGCCGAGCAGATGGATCCGTCGCTCTGGCCGGCGAAGAAGGAGCGCTTCGCGGCGATCTTCCGGACACGGACCCGCGACGAGTGGTGCTCGGTCTTCGCCGGTCGCGACGCGTGCGTCGCTCCGGTGCTCAGCCCCGAGGAGGCGCCGGCACACCCCCACGCGGTGGCCCGCTCGGCCTTCCTCGAGGTCGACGGCGTCCCTCAGCCCGCGCCGGCGCCCCGCTTCTCGGCGACCCCCGAGGGCGTGGCCGGCCCGCCCCACCACCCCGGCGACGACACCGACGCCGTCCTGGCGGCGGCGGGCTACTCGACGGAGGAGCTGGCGACCCTGCGCGAGGCCGGCGCCATCTCGTAG
- a CDS encoding nitroreductase family deazaflavin-dependent oxidoreductase translates to MGLANSVVGGVLRSPAHRLLSGSTALLTYEGRRTGRHIVLPTRYARHGDEVVILVGRPETKQWWRNFERSRDLDVLLAGERHAMAGQAVRGADEPDAAAPLLAAYLDRFPKAAKVLGDGTDDDRLTRAVLVRCRPR, encoded by the coding sequence ATGGGTCTTGCCAACTCGGTCGTCGGCGGCGTGCTGCGCTCGCCAGCGCATCGACTGCTGTCCGGGTCGACCGCGCTGCTCACCTATGAGGGCCGGCGGACCGGTCGCCACATCGTCCTGCCCACCCGGTACGCCCGACACGGTGACGAGGTGGTGATCTTGGTCGGCCGCCCCGAGACCAAGCAGTGGTGGCGCAACTTCGAGCGGTCGCGTGATCTCGACGTGCTCCTCGCCGGCGAGAGGCATGCGATGGCAGGACAGGCGGTGCGTGGGGCAGACGAGCCTGACGCGGCGGCGCCGCTCCTCGCCGCTTACCTCGACCGCTTCCCGAAGGCGGCCAAGGTGCTCGGCGACGGCACGGACGACGACCGCCTCACCCGGGCGGTGCTCGTGCGCTGCCGCCCCCGCTGA
- a CDS encoding enoyl-CoA hydratase/isomerase family protein yields the protein MPAEPDAPDMPHVLVDVADGVAVLTLNRPDKLNAFTGRMGDELGEAYQACDQDDRVRAVVVTGAGRGFCAGADLGGAGETFAAPGTRGAASADRPTPVGGAASGDGSSLAGGSLSDDGSSRPAASRPFTSSPVQPRAWEVRKPVIAAINGPALGIGLSLTMQCDLRYVAEDATLGFVHVRMGVLPDAHAHWTVPRAVGFAVAQDLLLTGRRFKGSEAAALGLVHRALPADEVLPAALATAREIATDTAPLSVAASKRLLWSTPALDADECDRLETAWHEALMGRADAREGPMAFLERRDPNWSLSVTEDWPADL from the coding sequence ATGCCGGCCGAACCCGACGCTCCCGACATGCCACATGTGCTCGTCGACGTGGCCGACGGCGTGGCCGTCCTCACTCTCAACCGCCCCGACAAGCTGAACGCCTTCACCGGCCGCATGGGCGACGAGCTGGGCGAGGCCTACCAGGCGTGCGATCAGGACGACCGGGTCCGGGCCGTGGTCGTGACCGGCGCCGGTCGCGGCTTCTGCGCCGGCGCCGACCTCGGCGGGGCGGGGGAGACGTTCGCCGCGCCAGGAACGAGGGGCGCGGCGTCGGCGGACCGGCCGACGCCGGTGGGCGGGGCGGCGTCCGGCGACGGGTCGTCGCTCGCGGGTGGGTCGTTGTCCGATGACGGGTCCTCGCGACCGGCGGCATCCCGGCCCTTCACCTCCTCGCCGGTGCAGCCCCGGGCGTGGGAAGTGCGCAAGCCGGTCATCGCCGCCATCAACGGACCGGCGCTGGGGATCGGGCTCAGCCTCACCATGCAGTGCGACCTGCGCTACGTCGCCGAGGACGCCACCCTCGGCTTCGTCCACGTCCGCATGGGGGTGCTGCCCGACGCCCATGCCCACTGGACGGTGCCACGCGCCGTCGGCTTCGCCGTCGCCCAGGACCTGCTGCTGACCGGCCGGCGCTTCAAGGGGAGCGAGGCCGCCGCCCTCGGTCTCGTCCACCGGGCCCTGCCCGCCGACGAGGTCCTGCCGGCGGCGCTGGCCACCGCCCGCGAGATCGCCACCGACACCGCCCCTCTCTCGGTGGCGGCGTCGAAGCGCCTCCTCTGGTCGACGCCGGCGCTCGACGCCGACGAGTGCGACCGCCTCGAGACTGCCTGGCACGAGGCCCTCATGGGTCGGGCCGACGCCCGCGAGGGCCCCATGGCCTTCCTCGAGCGGCGCGACCCGAACTGGTCCCTGAGCGTCACCGAGGACTGGCCCGCCGACCTCTGA
- a CDS encoding acyl-CoA dehydrogenase family protein — translation MDFAFTPEQVALRQELREYFTALMTPEVEDALAETGWEGPLYKELVRQIGRDGWLGVGWPKEYGGQGRTPMEQLIFFDEVQRANAPVPMLAINTVGPTIMRFGNDEQKARFLPPILAGELHFAIGYTEPGAGTDLASLRTAAVRDGDEYVVNGQKVFTTQVDVADWLWLAVRTDPDAPKHKGISILLMPTDAPGFSHTPIHVMGEGRTNATYYQDVRIPVANLVGEENAGWRLITTQLNHERVALCNAGAVERIIAEVRRWAQDTKLADGRRVIDQDWVRLNLARATAETEALRLMNLKVAWSLQSGDLKGADASAMKVFGTESDIRVNRWLMEILGSVAYLARESPEAALHGRLEKRCQSALIRTFGGGATEIQRDIIAMQGLGLPRAPR, via the coding sequence GTGGATTTCGCCTTCACCCCCGAGCAGGTCGCGCTTCGCCAAGAGCTCCGCGAGTACTTCACCGCGCTCATGACGCCCGAGGTCGAAGACGCCCTCGCCGAGACCGGCTGGGAGGGCCCGCTCTACAAGGAGCTCGTCCGCCAGATCGGCCGCGACGGCTGGCTGGGCGTCGGCTGGCCGAAGGAGTACGGCGGCCAGGGCCGCACGCCCATGGAGCAGCTCATCTTCTTCGACGAGGTGCAGCGGGCCAACGCCCCCGTGCCCATGTTGGCCATCAACACCGTCGGCCCGACGATCATGCGCTTCGGCAACGACGAGCAGAAGGCCCGCTTCCTGCCCCCGATCCTCGCCGGCGAGCTGCACTTCGCCATCGGCTACACCGAGCCCGGCGCCGGCACGGACCTGGCTTCCCTCCGCACCGCCGCCGTCCGCGACGGCGACGAGTACGTGGTCAACGGCCAGAAGGTGTTCACCACCCAGGTCGACGTCGCCGACTGGCTCTGGCTGGCGGTGCGCACCGATCCCGACGCGCCGAAGCACAAGGGCATCTCCATCCTCCTGATGCCCACGGACGCGCCGGGCTTCAGCCACACGCCCATCCACGTGATGGGCGAGGGCCGCACCAACGCCACCTACTACCAGGACGTCCGCATCCCGGTGGCCAACCTCGTCGGCGAGGAGAACGCCGGCTGGCGCCTGATCACCACCCAGCTCAACCACGAGCGGGTGGCCTTGTGCAACGCCGGCGCGGTCGAGCGCATCATCGCCGAGGTCCGCCGCTGGGCCCAGGACACCAAGCTGGCCGACGGCCGTCGGGTCATCGACCAGGACTGGGTGCGCCTCAACCTCGCCCGCGCCACCGCCGAGACCGAGGCCCTGCGCCTGATGAACCTGAAGGTGGCCTGGTCGCTCCAGTCCGGCGATCTCAAGGGCGCCGACGCGTCGGCCATGAAGGTCTTCGGCACCGAGTCCGACATCCGGGTCAACCGCTGGCTCATGGAGATCCTCGGCTCCGTCGCCTACCTCGCCCGAGAGTCCCCCGAGGCGGCGCTGCACGGCCGCCTCGAGAAGCGCTGCCAGTCGGCGCTGATCCGCACCTTCGGCGGCGGCGCCACCGAGATCCAGCGCGACATCATCGCCATGCAGGGCCTCGGCCTCCCCCGAGCGCCCCGCTGA
- a CDS encoding SDR family oxidoreductase, whose amino-acid sequence MSERPIALVTGASRGIGKASAIALAEAGCDVAVAARTLTEGSGRDDSKPDGLDLPGGLDTTAAAVEAAGGRALPVVIDLLDPDTLTAAVATVEAEWGPIDVLVNNAVHTGPGSMTRFLDTSPEHFEQKVRANYLSQLVLIRAVLPGMIERGGGRIVNMTSAAGMQDPAAPAGEGGWGLAYSASKAAFHRTAGILAVEHGNDGILCFNVEPGMVLTEKMELNQKALGLENKYPVAPPSVPASVVAWLATADEAAEHNGETFTAQRFARTQGLHPDWR is encoded by the coding sequence ATGAGTGAACGCCCCATCGCCCTCGTCACGGGGGCCAGCCGAGGGATCGGCAAGGCGTCGGCCATCGCCCTCGCCGAAGCCGGGTGCGACGTGGCCGTGGCCGCCCGCACCTTGACCGAGGGCAGCGGCCGCGACGACTCCAAGCCCGACGGGCTCGACCTCCCCGGCGGGTTGGACACGACGGCGGCGGCGGTCGAGGCCGCCGGCGGGCGGGCGCTCCCGGTTGTCATCGACCTGCTCGACCCGGACACGCTGACGGCCGCGGTCGCCACCGTCGAGGCCGAGTGGGGCCCGATCGACGTGCTGGTCAACAACGCCGTGCACACCGGGCCGGGCAGCATGACCCGCTTCCTCGACACCTCCCCCGAGCACTTCGAGCAGAAGGTCCGGGCCAACTACCTGTCGCAGCTCGTGCTCATCCGGGCGGTGCTGCCCGGGATGATCGAGCGGGGAGGCGGCCGCATCGTCAACATGACCTCGGCGGCGGGCATGCAGGACCCGGCGGCCCCGGCCGGCGAGGGCGGCTGGGGCCTCGCCTACTCGGCGTCCAAGGCCGCCTTCCACCGCACCGCCGGCATCCTCGCCGTCGAGCACGGCAACGACGGAATCCTCTGCTTCAACGTCGAGCCCGGCATGGTGCTCACCGAGAAAATGGAGCTCAACCAGAAGGCGCTGGGCCTCGAGAACAAGTACCCGGTGGCGCCGCCCTCGGTCCCCGCCTCCGTGGTGGCGTGGCTGGCGACCGCCGACGAGGCCGCCGAGCACAACGGCGAGACCTTCACCGCCCAGCGCTTCGCCCGCACCCAGGGCCTCCACCCCGACTGGCGCTGA
- a CDS encoding carbonic anhydrase family protein: MTTIRRLFLLFGVVGALAVLGAACSSDSGGDESDTGAATTEASEGGTESGEEELSYAEGGADWVEFEPACGGSSQSPIDLAEAVDGDVADPVVDWSSDGLEIENKGHTTEVYVAPGESTTTLQGEEWELVRFHWHEPSEHVNGDDAYDMELHFVHQRTVDGATENAVLGVLIETGDANPTYDPIWAAQPDEEGTREPLDADLDITTLLPDDLATVTYEGSLTTPPCSEGISWNVLTTPVTISAEQIEAFAHPGTAREAQDLNGREVTADNT, from the coding sequence ATGACGACCATCCGACGGCTGTTTCTCCTCTTCGGAGTGGTGGGGGCACTGGCCGTGCTCGGCGCCGCCTGCAGCAGCGACAGCGGCGGCGACGAGAGCGACACCGGCGCGGCCACGACCGAGGCGTCGGAGGGCGGCACCGAGTCAGGCGAGGAAGAGCTGAGCTACGCCGAGGGCGGCGCCGACTGGGTGGAGTTCGAGCCCGCGTGCGGTGGGTCGAGCCAGTCCCCCATCGACCTGGCCGAGGCGGTGGACGGTGACGTCGCCGACCCGGTCGTCGACTGGTCGTCCGACGGCCTGGAGATCGAGAACAAGGGCCACACCACCGAGGTGTACGTCGCCCCGGGCGAGAGCACGACGACGCTCCAGGGTGAGGAGTGGGAGCTGGTGCGCTTCCACTGGCACGAGCCGTCCGAGCACGTCAACGGCGACGACGCCTACGACATGGAGCTGCACTTCGTGCACCAGCGCACCGTCGATGGCGCCACCGAGAACGCGGTGCTGGGCGTGCTCATCGAGACGGGCGACGCCAATCCCACCTACGACCCGATCTGGGCGGCGCAGCCGGACGAGGAGGGCACCCGCGAGCCGCTGGACGCCGACCTCGACATCACCACACTGCTCCCCGACGACCTGGCCACCGTCACCTACGAGGGCTCGTTGACCACGCCCCCATGCTCGGAGGGCATCAGCTGGAACGTGCTGACCACGCCGGTGACGATCAGCGCCGAGCAGATCGAGGCCTTCGCCCACCCCGGCACGGCTCGGGAGGCGCAGGACCTCAACGGCCGCGAGGTGACCGCAGACAACACCTGA